The following are from one region of the Chlamydiota bacterium genome:
- a CDS encoding UMP kinase produces the protein MKQRSSKARYRRVVLKMSGEFLRGAQGHGIDPAAVHYLGHEIRAAHRLGVQVGLVIGGGNIFRGLEAHAQGLDRTTGDYMGMLATVINGLALQGGLEKAGVPTRLQTAIAMQELAEPYIRRRAIRHLEKGRVVIFVGGTGNPYFSTDTAAALRASEIGAEVLLKATKVNGVYSADPVRVRGARMYRHLSYLDVLRKNLKVMDSTAVSLCMDTGLPIVVFNLGTAGNIARVLRGREVGTLVSDAPRTRIARRAARRGEAVSDFI, from the coding sequence ATGAAACAACGCTCCTCGAAGGCGCGGTACCGGCGCGTCGTCTTGAAGATGAGCGGAGAGTTCCTCCGCGGCGCGCAGGGCCACGGCATCGACCCGGCGGCGGTCCACTACCTCGGCCATGAGATCCGCGCCGCCCACCGCCTCGGCGTGCAGGTGGGCCTCGTCATCGGCGGCGGCAACATCTTCCGCGGCCTCGAGGCGCACGCCCAGGGGCTCGACCGCACGACCGGCGACTACATGGGTATGCTCGCCACCGTCATCAACGGCCTCGCCCTGCAGGGCGGCCTTGAAAAGGCGGGGGTCCCGACGCGCCTTCAGACGGCGATCGCGATGCAGGAGCTCGCCGAACCGTACATCCGGCGCCGCGCCATCCGCCACCTCGAGAAGGGACGCGTGGTGATCTTCGTCGGCGGCACCGGGAACCCGTACTTCTCCACCGACACCGCCGCGGCGCTTAGGGCGTCCGAGATCGGGGCGGAGGTTTTGCTGAAGGCCACCAAGGTGAACGGCGTCTACTCGGCCGACCCGGTCAGGGTGCGCGGAGCGCGGATGTACCGGCACCTGAGCTACCTGGACGTGCTCCGGAAGAACCTGAAGGTGATGGACTCGACCGCCGTCTCACTCTGCATGGACACGGGACTGCCGATCGTGGTCTTCAATCTCGGCACGGCGGGCAACATCGCGCGGGTGCTGAGGGGGCGCGAGGTGGGGACGCTCGTGAGCGACGCGCCCCGCACGCGCATCGCCCGGCGAGCGGCGCGGCGCGGAGAGGCCGTCTCCGATTTCATCTGA
- the frr gene encoding ribosome recycling factor: protein MTSEQILEEMELKMMKTAEVVEHDFSAVRTGKASAALVENIVVDYHGTQTRLRQIAGISTPEPRLIVIQSWDPSAVDAMEKAILKSKLGVTPVRDGRILRVPIPELSEERRKELDKVVKHRAEEGRVAIRNVRREANEQLKRLQKEGKIPEDEMVKAEKRVQEKTDEYIKEIDRLLAKKEKDILEI from the coding sequence ATGACGTCGGAACAGATCCTGGAGGAGATGGAGCTGAAGATGATGAAGACGGCGGAGGTCGTGGAGCACGACTTCTCCGCCGTCCGGACCGGCAAGGCGTCGGCCGCGCTGGTCGAGAATATCGTGGTGGACTACCACGGGACCCAGACGCGCCTGCGGCAGATCGCCGGCATCTCGACGCCCGAGCCGCGCCTGATCGTCATCCAGTCGTGGGACCCGAGCGCCGTGGACGCGATGGAGAAGGCGATCCTCAAGTCCAAGCTCGGCGTCACCCCGGTGCGCGACGGGCGCATCCTGCGCGTCCCGATCCCGGAGCTCAGCGAGGAGCGCCGCAAGGAGCTCGACAAGGTCGTGAAGCACCGGGCGGAGGAGGGGCGAGTCGCGATACGGAACGTGCGCCGCGAGGCGAACGAGCAGCTCAAGCGCCTCCAGAAGGAGGGGAAGATCCCCGAGGACGAGATGGTCAAGGCCGAGAAGAGGGTGCAGGAGAAGACCGACGAGTACATCAAGGAGATCGACCGCCTCCTCGCCAAGAAGGAGAAGGATATACTGGAGATCTGA
- a CDS encoding four helix bundle protein has translation MAEEKGFFDFEKLTVYRRALEFADFVFPLCRRMAPEYRSSVADQLQRAVVSIANNIAEGAGKLSHREKIKYYSYALDSAKECVPPLTIARRQAQIDDGELAAGREHCEAICKMLVKLIQSVEARELRREVRDDPSLFQ, from the coding sequence ATGGCGGAGGAGAAGGGCTTTTTCGATTTCGAAAAGCTGACCGTCTACCGGCGCGCGCTCGAGTTCGCGGACTTTGTTTTTCCCCTGTGCCGGAGGATGGCCCCGGAATACCGGAGCTCTGTCGCCGACCAGTTGCAGCGCGCGGTGGTGTCGATCGCCAACAACATCGCGGAGGGAGCGGGCAAGCTGTCGCACCGGGAGAAGATCAAGTACTATTCATACGCCCTCGACTCGGCGAAGGAATGCGTGCCACCCCTCACGATCGCCCGGAGGCAGGCGCAGATCGACGACGGAGAACTTGCGGCAGGGAGAGAGCACTGTGAGGCGATCTGCAAGATGCTGGTGAAGCTGATACAATCGGTCGAGGCGCGGGAGCTCCGCAGGGAGGTGCGCGACGACCCGAGCCTCTTTCAGTAG
- a CDS encoding DUF1795 domain-containing protein — protein MHASSPFGVRASLLLASALALAAAAFAEGPSHAKKPEAASALVERGAYTLLRPAGWSEAAGASPRVDLTLACDADPGVNISIATAPAGATRDITEREAAEAKEMFKGSIPGYEVTAEEWSEVDGARAYRISARYALNFGGPVLAMQNAQVLFVKGDTFYTVTYTSTPALFLKHLGDFEKVLEGFRARGGAGGAPTPGAAAAPLPGRR, from the coding sequence ATGCACGCGTCTTCCCCTTTCGGAGTGCGCGCGAGCCTCCTCCTCGCGTCGGCGCTCGCCCTCGCCGCGGCCGCCTTCGCCGAGGGGCCGTCCCACGCGAAGAAGCCGGAGGCGGCGTCCGCCCTCGTCGAGCGTGGCGCCTACACGCTCCTCCGCCCCGCCGGGTGGTCGGAGGCCGCGGGGGCGTCCCCGCGCGTGGACCTCACCCTCGCCTGCGACGCCGATCCCGGCGTGAACATCTCCATCGCGACGGCGCCGGCGGGCGCCACGCGCGACATCACGGAGAGGGAGGCCGCCGAGGCGAAGGAGATGTTCAAGGGCTCCATCCCCGGCTACGAGGTCACCGCCGAGGAGTGGAGCGAGGTGGACGGCGCGCGCGCCTACCGCATCTCCGCCCGCTACGCCCTTAATTTCGGCGGCCCTGTGCTCGCGATGCAGAACGCCCAGGTCCTCTTCGTCAAGGGCGACACCTTCTACACCGTCACCTACACCTCGACGCCCGCCCTCTTTTTGAAGCACCTCGGCGACTTCGAGAAGGTGCTCGAGGGCTTCAGGGCGCGGGGAGGGGCGGGCGGCGCGCCGACGCCGGGCGCCGCGGCGGCGCCCCTCCCGGGGCGCCGGTAA
- the dnaX gene encoding DNA polymerase III subunit gamma/tau, producing MEYQVLARKWRPQQFDEVVGQGHVTTTLKNAIARNRVGHSYLFTGPRGIGKTSTARILAKALNCAKGPTDSPCDACPSCTAIVAGNSLDVLEIDGASNRGIEQIRELRENVKFAPASSRYKIYIIDEVHQITSDAFNALLKTLEEPPAHVKFFFATTEPYKVPSTILSRCQRFDLRAISIGELVDHLARIAASEKIKIDEEARFAIARYAQGSMRDAESILDQLVSFAEGTVTGEKVIAMLGMVRESVLRDITEALIAGDCRRGLELIDAIASEGKELTLFFSDWIGYLRSILLSRTLGGDEHAAGLSAESWKAVKDYGERFALDRLLYVLDLFTKAEGRMRRSLSPRILIELAFLKAARSGELASVGELLEKIRLLEERLGGRDGGPAPGGRGGRPPRPEPSGGDPPPFIARSREAERKERPSGPHRVPPQEAVSHPARPRGAVAVPIPPAGGEPRERPAHDAPGAEQNPGAASRPAVAMKSEELLARVREIWHDVLDRVGMVRPMLKSCLIEGTPVAFEDGVLRIEFPEERAYQCDSLEHPGSKGLVKRVLGERLGGEIGVKFSIVRKAAKEEGPGRPAAPRKEIQNLKKNPMIQSAIEMFKAQVVEVKR from the coding sequence ATGGAATACCAGGTACTCGCGCGCAAGTGGCGTCCGCAGCAGTTCGACGAGGTGGTGGGACAGGGGCACGTCACCACGACCCTGAAGAACGCCATCGCCAGGAACCGGGTGGGGCACTCGTACCTGTTCACCGGCCCCCGCGGGATCGGGAAGACGAGCACCGCCCGCATCCTCGCCAAGGCGCTCAACTGCGCCAAGGGCCCGACCGACTCCCCCTGCGACGCGTGCCCTTCCTGCACGGCGATAGTGGCCGGCAACAGTTTGGACGTCCTCGAGATCGACGGCGCCTCGAACCGCGGCATCGAGCAGATCCGCGAGCTGCGGGAGAACGTGAAGTTCGCCCCCGCGTCGAGCCGCTACAAGATCTACATCATCGACGAGGTGCACCAGATCACCTCCGACGCGTTCAACGCGCTCCTCAAGACGCTCGAGGAACCCCCGGCGCACGTGAAGTTCTTCTTCGCCACCACCGAGCCGTACAAGGTGCCGTCGACGATCCTCTCCCGCTGCCAGCGTTTTGATCTGCGGGCGATTTCAATCGGGGAGCTCGTGGACCACCTCGCCCGCATCGCCGCCTCCGAGAAGATCAAGATCGACGAGGAGGCCCGTTTCGCCATCGCCCGCTACGCGCAGGGGAGCATGCGGGACGCCGAGAGCATCCTCGACCAGCTCGTCTCGTTCGCCGAGGGGACGGTCACCGGGGAGAAGGTGATCGCGATGCTCGGGATGGTGCGCGAGTCGGTGCTGCGCGACATCACCGAGGCGCTCATCGCCGGCGACTGCCGCCGGGGTCTCGAGCTCATCGACGCGATCGCGTCGGAGGGCAAGGAGCTCACCCTCTTTTTCTCGGACTGGATCGGCTACCTGCGGTCGATCCTGCTCTCCCGTACGCTCGGCGGGGACGAACACGCGGCGGGCCTCTCGGCCGAGTCGTGGAAGGCGGTCAAGGATTACGGGGAACGGTTCGCGCTCGACCGGCTACTCTACGTGCTCGACCTGTTCACAAAGGCGGAGGGGCGGATGCGGCGCTCCCTCTCGCCGCGGATCCTGATTGAGCTCGCCTTCCTGAAGGCCGCGCGCTCCGGGGAACTCGCCTCGGTGGGGGAACTGCTGGAGAAGATCCGCCTCCTCGAGGAGCGGCTCGGCGGGAGGGACGGCGGCCCCGCCCCGGGCGGCCGCGGCGGACGGCCCCCGCGGCCGGAGCCGTCCGGGGGCGATCCGCCGCCGTTCATCGCCCGCAGCCGGGAGGCGGAGAGGAAGGAACGGCCGAGCGGTCCGCACCGCGTCCCTCCCCAAGAGGCCGTTTCCCACCCCGCGCGGCCTCGAGGCGCGGTCGCGGTTCCGATCCCGCCCGCGGGCGGCGAGCCCCGGGAACGGCCGGCACACGACGCGCCGGGGGCGGAGCAGAACCCCGGGGCCGCCTCGCGGCCCGCTGTTGCGATGAAGTCGGAGGAGCTGCTGGCGCGCGTGCGGGAGATCTGGCACGACGTCCTCGACCGGGTCGGGATGGTGAGGCCCATGCTCAAGTCCTGCCTCATCGAGGGGACGCCGGTCGCCTTCGAGGACGGGGTGCTTCGGATCGAGTTTCCCGAGGAGCGCGCCTACCAGTGCGACTCGCTGGAGCACCCCGGCAGCAAGGGGCTCGTGAAACGGGTGCTCGGCGAGCGGCTCGGCGGGGAGATCGGCGTGAAGTTCAGCATCGTCAGGAAAGCGGCGAAGGAGGAGGGGCCCGGGCGCCCCGCCGCCCCGCGCAAGGAGATCCAGAACCTGAAGAAGAACCCGATGATCCAATCGGCGATCGAGATGTTCAAGGCGCAGGTCGTGGAAGTGAAGAGATAG